Proteins encoded within one genomic window of Granulicella pectinivorans:
- a CDS encoding MogA/MoaB family molybdenum cofactor biosynthesis protein codes for MPETRFPPDIQPVILTISDRCHAGLQVDLSGPALARILDECGLQAMLETLPDEQDQIAGALRRHAAISKLILTTGGTGLAPRDVTPEATRDVCERIIDGLAERMRAASLLETPMAALSRAVCGSVGATLIVNLPGSPSGAQTCLLAILPLLPHALDLLAGRTDHPAKG; via the coding sequence GTGCCAGAGACCCGCTTCCCGCCCGATATCCAGCCCGTCATCCTCACCATCAGCGACCGCTGCCACGCGGGTTTGCAGGTGGACCTCTCCGGTCCTGCCCTTGCACGGATTCTGGACGAGTGCGGGTTGCAGGCGATGCTGGAAACATTACCCGACGAGCAGGATCAGATCGCCGGGGCACTGCGCCGCCACGCCGCAATCTCAAAGCTCATCCTGACGACCGGAGGCACCGGGCTGGCTCCGCGGGATGTCACACCTGAGGCTACCCGTGACGTTTGCGAGCGCATCATCGACGGCCTTGCCGAGCGGATGCGTGCCGCCAGCCTGCTCGAGACGCCGATGGCCGCGCTGAGCCGGGCCGTGTGCGGTTCGGTTGGAGCTACGCTGATCGTCAACCTGCCTGGATCGCCATCGGGTGCGCAGACCTGCCTGCTGGCTATCCTGCCGCTTCTTCCGCATGCCCTGGACTTGCTCGCCGGGCGTACCGACCACCCCGCAAAAGGGTAA